The Paenibacillus sp. FSL R7-0204 genome includes a region encoding these proteins:
- the acpP gene encoding acyl carrier protein, protein MSDVLERVTRIVIDRLGADEAEVTLEASFKDDLGADSLDVVELVMELEDEFDMEISDEDAERITTVGEVVKYIQSHT, encoded by the coding sequence ATGTCCGATGTATTAGAGCGTGTAACACGCATTGTCATCGACCGCTTAGGTGCCGATGAAGCAGAGGTAACATTAGAAGCGTCTTTCAAAGATGATTTAGGTGCTGATTCTCTTGATGTAGTAGAATTGGTAATGGAATTGGAAGATGAATTCGACATGGAAATCTCTGATGAAGATGCAGAGAGAATTACGACCGTGGGTGAAGTTGTGAAGTACATACAATCTCATACCTAG